The Chitinophaga niabensis genomic interval GTTGCATGGCAGGATTGTATGTTTTGTGCTTTAATAACAGGACTGATATAAGGTATCCCAAGGTTCAACCCCCGGAGGATCAATAACACAGCCATGATCGTGATCATCACCGGGATCATTTGCCGGATGCGCTGGCGGATGGGAATGCTGATCAACTGGCTGAACCAGGTTACGGCCATCATAGCAGGTAAAGTACCTGCTCCAAAAGCTCCCATAAATATCATCCCATGCAGGATGCCACCGGTGGCCAGGGCGCCTGCTATACCAAGATATACCAGCCCGCAGGGCAGAAAACCATTAAAGAACCCTATGCCGAATAAAGTGCTGAAACGTTGTTGAGCTAATAACTTCCCCAATATCTTTTTTACAAATACCAATTGAGGAAAAAAGTGCATCCTTTTTTGAAACAGCACCACCAGCAACAATAAGGTCCCCAATGAAATAGATAACCATTGCTGTAACCCTCCAAGAAAGAACTGCTTGCCCAGCCAGCCGAAAATAACGCCCATAAACATGTAGGCAACAATGCGCCCAAAGTTGTACAGGAGTATTCCGGCAATTTTACGGGGTCCTGAAAGATGCCGCACCGGTAAGGTTAATGCAATTGGCCCGCACATACCAATGCAGTGAAAGCTGCCCATAAATCCTAATAATAAAGCGAACATCATTGTATATAGTATGGCGTTTCCTGGAAAAAGGAAGCACTGTCTGCCTCCCATTGTATCTTGATCCGGTAGCTGCCTTTATCGAACAGAGATCTGCTAACGGATAATTTACCGGATGCATCTAAACGTAAGGGCACCGTAAAGTCCCTGTGCGAATCAGATGGACGGTAAAAATGAATGCTACCGGCCAATACTTTATCCCGCATCTCAGGAGGAAAAGTGATCTCAACACTGTCTGCCAGTTGTGCGATACTAACAGGAATGGATAACCGTTTCGCGTTTTGCTGCGCATCTATGTTCTGCTGGTATTTGATCTCTGCAGCATAATAATCTGGTGTTGCCATATCAATGCGGGTACGCATGCTTTTGATCACCAGTGTAAGGATGCCACAGGCAAATACAATGAATACTAAAATGATCTTATGTCCCCAGTTCATATGTAATGTTTTAAAGGCCTGGTCCCAGGAATGTTGTTTGCTTCGATCCTACCTGTTTGTTCCCTTCATACAATCCTATCGTAATGGATGATTTTCTTTTATGAATATGCTTACGGGGCAATACAATGAAGAAAGTGCCTTCTCCCTGTCCCTCCGCTTTTACCTGTATATGCGGATTCCCTATCACTTCTACCGAGCCGCCTGCATCTTCCAGTTTTAAACGGAGTTGCACTGCCGCCGTGGTTTTATTCACCAGTTTAATGCGATAGAGGTTACTGATGCTATCGGTCCCTCTTTCCTGGTAAAGCATCCCTGCTGTACGGATAATAGTGCCACTCACCGGTTTGCGGCTGATGAGCATAAATGTTACAGCCGTGGTAAGTAACAACAGCACAACGCTATACGCCTTCATACGTGGTGTAAACCGTAGGGGCTTTTTAGTAGCAATACCATTCTCGGAAGCAAAGCGGATCAACCCTTTCGGATAACCCACTTTTTCCATGATATGATTGCAGGCGTCTATACAGGCCGTACAGTTGATACATTCCAGTTGTGTGCCGTTACGGATATCTATGC includes:
- a CDS encoding sulfite exporter TauE/SafE family protein is translated as MMFALLLGFMGSFHCIGMCGPIALTLPVRHLSGPRKIAGILLYNFGRIVAYMFMGVIFGWLGKQFFLGGLQQWLSISLGTLLLLVVLFQKRMHFFPQLVFVKKILGKLLAQQRFSTLFGIGFFNGFLPCGLVYLGIAGALATGGILHGMIFMGAFGAGTLPAMMAVTWFSQLISIPIRQRIRQMIPVMITIMAVLLILRGLNLGIPYISPVIKAQNIQSCHATH
- a CDS encoding FixH family protein: MNWGHKIILVFIVFACGILTLVIKSMRTRIDMATPDYYAAEIKYQQNIDAQQNAKRLSIPVSIAQLADSVEITFPPEMRDKVLAGSIHFYRPSDSHRDFTVPLRLDASGKLSVSRSLFDKGSYRIKIQWEADSASFFQETPYYIQ